Proteins encoded within one genomic window of Ctenopharyngodon idella isolate HZGC_01 chromosome 6, HZGC01, whole genome shotgun sequence:
- the hdac7b gene encoding histone deacetylase 7 isoform X2, with amino-acid sequence MSQHPHRKLERGRENAQVGKLQFKQPLNKKKSEESAVASPWVKQILNQHIRKKLQRKSGSQDPHQLCASDIPDSYSEEENPLRRTASEPILKLRPKRSVNSRQNPLLRKTSAPPAVRASDSISMELSSSSASAFKRSSSPNKRMSRQEPQTFSASSHKGESLHIGIQNHILWPGCSAPVFQPLRTQVFTLHPHFLTVPEQCAVMPHRPLSKSQSAPSHIQHYTHIHTQTLMLPHPMYHQQLPQEIFQQCAPKKVPVRSVWPVSPGELAMDRVEAREAVRIPSQSQLDKCGCNQLGEQHCGQYRDWRNKNYHRNLTRVRSSPGTFDRSLPSHLTSPLHVRSKPNYTTGLVCDFQMLNHECDCGDISFHRDHDERIASIWSRLQQCGLRDRCKWVTGRLATFEELLSVHSTQHIFHYTGLSKIKSSNNFCSTAARKMAVGSVIELAMCVARGELRNGFAVITPPGHHASHSQTYGSSMFNSVAIAAKQLQDRLKVKKILIVDWDVHHGNGTEKIFYTDPSVLYISLHRYDNGSFFCGTGGPTMVGSDKGEGYNVNVAWSGGLSPPMGDAEYLAAFRTVVMPIAQEFSPNVVLVSAGFDAAKGHSDSLGGYMVSAKCFGFLTRKLMELAEGRVVLVLEGGYDVASLCDASQSCVSALVGNEPEPLAEEELQRNPCANAVSSLETVLHAQSRYWRSVRSMLDTVSLSYVKAERRYSAGTEAALSLGGLTMAIPRRSRSPNEPTEHDEDDSM; translated from the exons ATGTCTCAACATCCACACAGGAAActggagagagggagggagaacGCACAAGTGGGAAAACTGCAATTTAAACAGCCTTTGAATAAAAAGAAGAGTGAAGAGA GTGCTGTTGCCAGTCCCTGGGTGAAACAAATTCTAAATCAACATATTCGTAAAAAGCTACAAAg GAAATCTGGAAGTCAGGATCCACACCAGCTGTGTGCATCCGATATACCAGATTCTTATTCTGAGGAGGAAAATCCATTAAGAAGAACAG CCTCAGAGCCAATTCTGAAGCTGCGACCAAAGAGAAGTGTAAACTCAAGACAGAACCCACTGCTGCGTAAAACCAGTGCGCCCCCTGCTGTCAGAGCATCTGACAGCATCTCTATGG AGCTATCTTCCAGTTCTGCTTCAGCGTTCAAGAGAAGTTCATCACCAAATAAAAGGATGAGCCGTCAAGAGCCACAAACCTTTAGTGCATCATCACACAAG GGTGAATCTCTACACATTGGCATTCAGAACCACATTCTATGGCCTGGATGTTCTGCCCCTGTTTTTCAGCCACTGCGTACACAGGTCTTTACCTTGCATCCACATTTTCTTACAG TTCCTGAGCAATGTGCGGTGATGCCTCATAGGCCTTTGAGCAAATCCCAGTCGGCACCTTCTCATATACAGCATTAtacgcacatacacactcagaCTCTTATGCTTCCACACCCCATGTACCATCAGCAGTTGCCACAGGAGATATTCCAGCAATGCGCTCCAAAAAAG GTACCCGTTCGCTCAGTGTGGCCCGTGTCTCCTGGAGAACTGGCAATGGACAGAGTGGAAGCAAGAGAGGCAGTGCGCATTCCATCTCAATCCCAGCTTGATAAATGTGGTTGTAATCAATTGGGAGAACAGCACTGTGGACAATATCGGGATTGGCGAAACAAAAATTATCACCGGAACCTTACACGTGTACGTTCCTCTCCAGGCACTTTTGACAGAAGTCTGCCTTCACATTTAACCTCACCTCTGCATGTCAGGAGCAAACCAAACTACACCACAG gtttgGTGTGTGACTTTCAGATGCTGAATCATGAGTGTGACTGTGGAGATATCAGCTTTCACCGTGACCATGATGAAAGAATTGCAAGTATCTGGTCAAGATTGCAGCAGTGTGGCCTCAGGGATCGGTGTAAG TGGGTTACAGGCAGGCTGGCCACTTTTGAGGAGCTACTGTCAGTTCATTCAACGcaacatatttttcattatactgggctctcaaaaataaaatcttcAAATAATTTCTGCAGTACAGCAGCACGGAAGATGGCAGTCGGCAGTGTGATTGAGCTGGCTATGTGTGTGGCGAGAGGAGAGCTAAGG AATGGTTTTGCTGTGATCACACCACCAGGACACCATGCGTCACATTCTCAAACATA TGGTTCCAGTATGTTTAATTCTGTGGCCATTGCTGCTAAACAGCTTCAGGACCGATTGAAGGTTAAAAAGATCCTTATAGTAGATTGG GATGTTCATCATGGTAATGGAACTGAGAAGATTTTCTACACAGATCCTAGTGTCCTCTATATATCCCTGCATCGCTATGACAAtggttctttcttctgtggtaCTGGAGGACCCACCATG GTAGGATCTGATAAAGGAGAAGGCTATAATGTAAATGTGGCGTGGTCAGGCGGACTGAGTCCTCCAATGGGAGATGCAGAATACCTAGCTGCATTCAG AACCGTAGTTATGCCTATTGCTCAAGAGTTTTCCCCAAATGTGGTGCTGGTTTCAGCTGGTTTTGATGCTGCAAAGGGTCACTCAGATTCTCTGGGTGGATACATGGTCTCAGCAAAAT GTTTCGGATTCTTGACCCGGAAATTAATGGAGTTGGCTGAAGGTCGAGTGGTGTTGGTGTTAGAGGGAGGTTATGACGTCGCATCCCTCTGCGATGCATCCCAATCCTGTGTCAGTGCTCTTGTGGGaaatgag CCTGAGCCTTTAGCTGAGGAGGAATTACAGAGGAATCCCTGTGCCAATGCAGTCAGTTCTCTGGAGACGGTACTGCATGCTCAGA gcAGGTACTGGCGTTCAGTGAGGTCTATGCTGGACACTGTGTCTCTGTCTTATGTAAAAGCAGAGAGGAGATACTCGGCAGGCACTGAAGCTGCTTTAAGTCTGGGTGGCCTTACTATGGCTATTCCAAGAAGAAGCCG TTCCCCAAATGAGCCAACGGAGCATGATGAGGATGATTCAATGTAG
- the hdac7b gene encoding histone deacetylase 7 isoform X3 yields the protein MPGNILEVEKLCRRDRKSGSQDPHQLCASDIPDSYSEEENPLRRTASEPILKLRPKRSVNSRQNPLLRKTSAPPAVRASDSISMELSSSSASAFKRSSSPNKRMSRQEPQTFSASSHKGESLHIGIQNHILWPGCSAPVFQPLRTQVFTLHPHFLTVPEQCAVMPHRPLSKSQSAPSHIQHYTHIHTQTLMLPHPMYHQQLPQEIFQQCAPKKVPVRSVWPVSPGELAMDRVEAREAVRIPSQSQLDKCGCNQLGEQHCGQYRDWRNKNYHRNLTRVRSSPGTFDRSLPSHLTSPLHVRSKPNYTTGLVCDFQMLNHECDCGDISFHRDHDERIASIWSRLQQCGLRDRCKWVTGRLATFEELLSVHSTQHIFHYTGLSKIKSSNNFCSTAARKMAVGSVIELAMCVARGELRNGFAVITPPGHHASHSQTYGSSMFNSVAIAAKQLQDRLKVKKILIVDWDVHHGNGTEKIFYTDPSVLYISLHRYDNGSFFCGTGGPTMVGSDKGEGYNVNVAWSGGLSPPMGDAEYLAAFRTVVMPIAQEFSPNVVLVSAGFDAAKGHSDSLGGYMVSAKCFGFLTRKLMELAEGRVVLVLEGGYDVASLCDASQSCVSALVGNEPEPLAEEELQRNPCANAVSSLETVLHAQSRYWRSVRSMLDTVSLSYVKAERRYSAGTEAALSLGGLTMAIPRRSRIVFNTSGIPGEKLHYP from the exons ATGCCTGGAAACATATTAGAGGTGGAAAAGCTATGTAGACGTGACAG GAAATCTGGAAGTCAGGATCCACACCAGCTGTGTGCATCCGATATACCAGATTCTTATTCTGAGGAGGAAAATCCATTAAGAAGAACAG CCTCAGAGCCAATTCTGAAGCTGCGACCAAAGAGAAGTGTAAACTCAAGACAGAACCCACTGCTGCGTAAAACCAGTGCGCCCCCTGCTGTCAGAGCATCTGACAGCATCTCTATGG AGCTATCTTCCAGTTCTGCTTCAGCGTTCAAGAGAAGTTCATCACCAAATAAAAGGATGAGCCGTCAAGAGCCACAAACCTTTAGTGCATCATCACACAAG GGTGAATCTCTACACATTGGCATTCAGAACCACATTCTATGGCCTGGATGTTCTGCCCCTGTTTTTCAGCCACTGCGTACACAGGTCTTTACCTTGCATCCACATTTTCTTACAG TTCCTGAGCAATGTGCGGTGATGCCTCATAGGCCTTTGAGCAAATCCCAGTCGGCACCTTCTCATATACAGCATTAtacgcacatacacactcagaCTCTTATGCTTCCACACCCCATGTACCATCAGCAGTTGCCACAGGAGATATTCCAGCAATGCGCTCCAAAAAAG GTACCCGTTCGCTCAGTGTGGCCCGTGTCTCCTGGAGAACTGGCAATGGACAGAGTGGAAGCAAGAGAGGCAGTGCGCATTCCATCTCAATCCCAGCTTGATAAATGTGGTTGTAATCAATTGGGAGAACAGCACTGTGGACAATATCGGGATTGGCGAAACAAAAATTATCACCGGAACCTTACACGTGTACGTTCCTCTCCAGGCACTTTTGACAGAAGTCTGCCTTCACATTTAACCTCACCTCTGCATGTCAGGAGCAAACCAAACTACACCACAG gtttgGTGTGTGACTTTCAGATGCTGAATCATGAGTGTGACTGTGGAGATATCAGCTTTCACCGTGACCATGATGAAAGAATTGCAAGTATCTGGTCAAGATTGCAGCAGTGTGGCCTCAGGGATCGGTGTAAG TGGGTTACAGGCAGGCTGGCCACTTTTGAGGAGCTACTGTCAGTTCATTCAACGcaacatatttttcattatactgggctctcaaaaataaaatcttcAAATAATTTCTGCAGTACAGCAGCACGGAAGATGGCAGTCGGCAGTGTGATTGAGCTGGCTATGTGTGTGGCGAGAGGAGAGCTAAGG AATGGTTTTGCTGTGATCACACCACCAGGACACCATGCGTCACATTCTCAAACATA TGGTTCCAGTATGTTTAATTCTGTGGCCATTGCTGCTAAACAGCTTCAGGACCGATTGAAGGTTAAAAAGATCCTTATAGTAGATTGG GATGTTCATCATGGTAATGGAACTGAGAAGATTTTCTACACAGATCCTAGTGTCCTCTATATATCCCTGCATCGCTATGACAAtggttctttcttctgtggtaCTGGAGGACCCACCATG GTAGGATCTGATAAAGGAGAAGGCTATAATGTAAATGTGGCGTGGTCAGGCGGACTGAGTCCTCCAATGGGAGATGCAGAATACCTAGCTGCATTCAG AACCGTAGTTATGCCTATTGCTCAAGAGTTTTCCCCAAATGTGGTGCTGGTTTCAGCTGGTTTTGATGCTGCAAAGGGTCACTCAGATTCTCTGGGTGGATACATGGTCTCAGCAAAAT GTTTCGGATTCTTGACCCGGAAATTAATGGAGTTGGCTGAAGGTCGAGTGGTGTTGGTGTTAGAGGGAGGTTATGACGTCGCATCCCTCTGCGATGCATCCCAATCCTGTGTCAGTGCTCTTGTGGGaaatgag CCTGAGCCTTTAGCTGAGGAGGAATTACAGAGGAATCCCTGTGCCAATGCAGTCAGTTCTCTGGAGACGGTACTGCATGCTCAGA gcAGGTACTGGCGTTCAGTGAGGTCTATGCTGGACACTGTGTCTCTGTCTTATGTAAAAGCAGAGAGGAGATACTCGGCAGGCACTGAAGCTGCTTTAAGTCTGGGTGGCCTTACTATGGCTATTCCAAGAAGAAGCCG aattgtgTTTAATACCagtggaattcctggtgaaaaactacattacccatga
- the hdac7b gene encoding histone deacetylase 7 isoform X1: protein MSQHPHRKLERGRENAQVGKLQFKQPLNKKKSEESAVASPWVKQILNQHIRKKLQRKSGSQDPHQLCASDIPDSYSEEENPLRRTASEPILKLRPKRSVNSRQNPLLRKTSAPPAVRASDSISMELSSSSASAFKRSSSPNKRMSRQEPQTFSASSHKGESLHIGIQNHILWPGCSAPVFQPLRTQVFTLHPHFLTVPEQCAVMPHRPLSKSQSAPSHIQHYTHIHTQTLMLPHPMYHQQLPQEIFQQCAPKKVPVRSVWPVSPGELAMDRVEAREAVRIPSQSQLDKCGCNQLGEQHCGQYRDWRNKNYHRNLTRVRSSPGTFDRSLPSHLTSPLHVRSKPNYTTGLVCDFQMLNHECDCGDISFHRDHDERIASIWSRLQQCGLRDRCKWVTGRLATFEELLSVHSTQHIFHYTGLSKIKSSNNFCSTAARKMAVGSVIELAMCVARGELRNGFAVITPPGHHASHSQTYGSSMFNSVAIAAKQLQDRLKVKKILIVDWDVHHGNGTEKIFYTDPSVLYISLHRYDNGSFFCGTGGPTMVGSDKGEGYNVNVAWSGGLSPPMGDAEYLAAFRTVVMPIAQEFSPNVVLVSAGFDAAKGHSDSLGGYMVSAKCFGFLTRKLMELAEGRVVLVLEGGYDVASLCDASQSCVSALVGNEPEPLAEEELQRNPCANAVSSLETVLHAQSRYWRSVRSMLDTVSLSYVKAERRYSAGTEAALSLGGLTMAIPRRSRIVFNTSGIPGEKLHYP, encoded by the exons ATGTCTCAACATCCACACAGGAAActggagagagggagggagaacGCACAAGTGGGAAAACTGCAATTTAAACAGCCTTTGAATAAAAAGAAGAGTGAAGAGA GTGCTGTTGCCAGTCCCTGGGTGAAACAAATTCTAAATCAACATATTCGTAAAAAGCTACAAAg GAAATCTGGAAGTCAGGATCCACACCAGCTGTGTGCATCCGATATACCAGATTCTTATTCTGAGGAGGAAAATCCATTAAGAAGAACAG CCTCAGAGCCAATTCTGAAGCTGCGACCAAAGAGAAGTGTAAACTCAAGACAGAACCCACTGCTGCGTAAAACCAGTGCGCCCCCTGCTGTCAGAGCATCTGACAGCATCTCTATGG AGCTATCTTCCAGTTCTGCTTCAGCGTTCAAGAGAAGTTCATCACCAAATAAAAGGATGAGCCGTCAAGAGCCACAAACCTTTAGTGCATCATCACACAAG GGTGAATCTCTACACATTGGCATTCAGAACCACATTCTATGGCCTGGATGTTCTGCCCCTGTTTTTCAGCCACTGCGTACACAGGTCTTTACCTTGCATCCACATTTTCTTACAG TTCCTGAGCAATGTGCGGTGATGCCTCATAGGCCTTTGAGCAAATCCCAGTCGGCACCTTCTCATATACAGCATTAtacgcacatacacactcagaCTCTTATGCTTCCACACCCCATGTACCATCAGCAGTTGCCACAGGAGATATTCCAGCAATGCGCTCCAAAAAAG GTACCCGTTCGCTCAGTGTGGCCCGTGTCTCCTGGAGAACTGGCAATGGACAGAGTGGAAGCAAGAGAGGCAGTGCGCATTCCATCTCAATCCCAGCTTGATAAATGTGGTTGTAATCAATTGGGAGAACAGCACTGTGGACAATATCGGGATTGGCGAAACAAAAATTATCACCGGAACCTTACACGTGTACGTTCCTCTCCAGGCACTTTTGACAGAAGTCTGCCTTCACATTTAACCTCACCTCTGCATGTCAGGAGCAAACCAAACTACACCACAG gtttgGTGTGTGACTTTCAGATGCTGAATCATGAGTGTGACTGTGGAGATATCAGCTTTCACCGTGACCATGATGAAAGAATTGCAAGTATCTGGTCAAGATTGCAGCAGTGTGGCCTCAGGGATCGGTGTAAG TGGGTTACAGGCAGGCTGGCCACTTTTGAGGAGCTACTGTCAGTTCATTCAACGcaacatatttttcattatactgggctctcaaaaataaaatcttcAAATAATTTCTGCAGTACAGCAGCACGGAAGATGGCAGTCGGCAGTGTGATTGAGCTGGCTATGTGTGTGGCGAGAGGAGAGCTAAGG AATGGTTTTGCTGTGATCACACCACCAGGACACCATGCGTCACATTCTCAAACATA TGGTTCCAGTATGTTTAATTCTGTGGCCATTGCTGCTAAACAGCTTCAGGACCGATTGAAGGTTAAAAAGATCCTTATAGTAGATTGG GATGTTCATCATGGTAATGGAACTGAGAAGATTTTCTACACAGATCCTAGTGTCCTCTATATATCCCTGCATCGCTATGACAAtggttctttcttctgtggtaCTGGAGGACCCACCATG GTAGGATCTGATAAAGGAGAAGGCTATAATGTAAATGTGGCGTGGTCAGGCGGACTGAGTCCTCCAATGGGAGATGCAGAATACCTAGCTGCATTCAG AACCGTAGTTATGCCTATTGCTCAAGAGTTTTCCCCAAATGTGGTGCTGGTTTCAGCTGGTTTTGATGCTGCAAAGGGTCACTCAGATTCTCTGGGTGGATACATGGTCTCAGCAAAAT GTTTCGGATTCTTGACCCGGAAATTAATGGAGTTGGCTGAAGGTCGAGTGGTGTTGGTGTTAGAGGGAGGTTATGACGTCGCATCCCTCTGCGATGCATCCCAATCCTGTGTCAGTGCTCTTGTGGGaaatgag CCTGAGCCTTTAGCTGAGGAGGAATTACAGAGGAATCCCTGTGCCAATGCAGTCAGTTCTCTGGAGACGGTACTGCATGCTCAGA gcAGGTACTGGCGTTCAGTGAGGTCTATGCTGGACACTGTGTCTCTGTCTTATGTAAAAGCAGAGAGGAGATACTCGGCAGGCACTGAAGCTGCTTTAAGTCTGGGTGGCCTTACTATGGCTATTCCAAGAAGAAGCCG aattgtgTTTAATACCagtggaattcctggtgaaaaactacattacccatga
- the hdac7b gene encoding histone deacetylase 4 isoform X4, whose translation MELSSSSASAFKRSSSPNKRMSRQEPQTFSASSHKGESLHIGIQNHILWPGCSAPVFQPLRTQVFTLHPHFLTVPEQCAVMPHRPLSKSQSAPSHIQHYTHIHTQTLMLPHPMYHQQLPQEIFQQCAPKKVPVRSVWPVSPGELAMDRVEAREAVRIPSQSQLDKCGCNQLGEQHCGQYRDWRNKNYHRNLTRVRSSPGTFDRSLPSHLTSPLHVRSKPNYTTGLVCDFQMLNHECDCGDISFHRDHDERIASIWSRLQQCGLRDRCKWVTGRLATFEELLSVHSTQHIFHYTGLSKIKSSNNFCSTAARKMAVGSVIELAMCVARGELRNGFAVITPPGHHASHSQTYGSSMFNSVAIAAKQLQDRLKVKKILIVDWDVHHGNGTEKIFYTDPSVLYISLHRYDNGSFFCGTGGPTMVGSDKGEGYNVNVAWSGGLSPPMGDAEYLAAFRTVVMPIAQEFSPNVVLVSAGFDAAKGHSDSLGGYMVSAKCFGFLTRKLMELAEGRVVLVLEGGYDVASLCDASQSCVSALVGNEPEPLAEEELQRNPCANAVSSLETVLHAQSRYWRSVRSMLDTVSLSYVKAERRYSAGTEAALSLGGLTMAIPRRSRIVFNTSGIPGEKLHYP comes from the exons ATGG AGCTATCTTCCAGTTCTGCTTCAGCGTTCAAGAGAAGTTCATCACCAAATAAAAGGATGAGCCGTCAAGAGCCACAAACCTTTAGTGCATCATCACACAAG GGTGAATCTCTACACATTGGCATTCAGAACCACATTCTATGGCCTGGATGTTCTGCCCCTGTTTTTCAGCCACTGCGTACACAGGTCTTTACCTTGCATCCACATTTTCTTACAG TTCCTGAGCAATGTGCGGTGATGCCTCATAGGCCTTTGAGCAAATCCCAGTCGGCACCTTCTCATATACAGCATTAtacgcacatacacactcagaCTCTTATGCTTCCACACCCCATGTACCATCAGCAGTTGCCACAGGAGATATTCCAGCAATGCGCTCCAAAAAAG GTACCCGTTCGCTCAGTGTGGCCCGTGTCTCCTGGAGAACTGGCAATGGACAGAGTGGAAGCAAGAGAGGCAGTGCGCATTCCATCTCAATCCCAGCTTGATAAATGTGGTTGTAATCAATTGGGAGAACAGCACTGTGGACAATATCGGGATTGGCGAAACAAAAATTATCACCGGAACCTTACACGTGTACGTTCCTCTCCAGGCACTTTTGACAGAAGTCTGCCTTCACATTTAACCTCACCTCTGCATGTCAGGAGCAAACCAAACTACACCACAG gtttgGTGTGTGACTTTCAGATGCTGAATCATGAGTGTGACTGTGGAGATATCAGCTTTCACCGTGACCATGATGAAAGAATTGCAAGTATCTGGTCAAGATTGCAGCAGTGTGGCCTCAGGGATCGGTGTAAG TGGGTTACAGGCAGGCTGGCCACTTTTGAGGAGCTACTGTCAGTTCATTCAACGcaacatatttttcattatactgggctctcaaaaataaaatcttcAAATAATTTCTGCAGTACAGCAGCACGGAAGATGGCAGTCGGCAGTGTGATTGAGCTGGCTATGTGTGTGGCGAGAGGAGAGCTAAGG AATGGTTTTGCTGTGATCACACCACCAGGACACCATGCGTCACATTCTCAAACATA TGGTTCCAGTATGTTTAATTCTGTGGCCATTGCTGCTAAACAGCTTCAGGACCGATTGAAGGTTAAAAAGATCCTTATAGTAGATTGG GATGTTCATCATGGTAATGGAACTGAGAAGATTTTCTACACAGATCCTAGTGTCCTCTATATATCCCTGCATCGCTATGACAAtggttctttcttctgtggtaCTGGAGGACCCACCATG GTAGGATCTGATAAAGGAGAAGGCTATAATGTAAATGTGGCGTGGTCAGGCGGACTGAGTCCTCCAATGGGAGATGCAGAATACCTAGCTGCATTCAG AACCGTAGTTATGCCTATTGCTCAAGAGTTTTCCCCAAATGTGGTGCTGGTTTCAGCTGGTTTTGATGCTGCAAAGGGTCACTCAGATTCTCTGGGTGGATACATGGTCTCAGCAAAAT GTTTCGGATTCTTGACCCGGAAATTAATGGAGTTGGCTGAAGGTCGAGTGGTGTTGGTGTTAGAGGGAGGTTATGACGTCGCATCCCTCTGCGATGCATCCCAATCCTGTGTCAGTGCTCTTGTGGGaaatgag CCTGAGCCTTTAGCTGAGGAGGAATTACAGAGGAATCCCTGTGCCAATGCAGTCAGTTCTCTGGAGACGGTACTGCATGCTCAGA gcAGGTACTGGCGTTCAGTGAGGTCTATGCTGGACACTGTGTCTCTGTCTTATGTAAAAGCAGAGAGGAGATACTCGGCAGGCACTGAAGCTGCTTTAAGTCTGGGTGGCCTTACTATGGCTATTCCAAGAAGAAGCCG aattgtgTTTAATACCagtggaattcctggtgaaaaactacattacccatga